One Candidatus Marinimicrobia bacterium CG08_land_8_20_14_0_20_45_22 genomic region harbors:
- a CDS encoding 1-deoxy-D-xylulose-5-phosphate reductoisomerase — protein sequence MTSEIDKKRLTLLGSTGSIGQNTLRIVSTKPELFEIVYLSAGKNAGLLIDQAKQFHPKAVAIADETQFRTVETALKSDGIEVLHGREGIYELAERADVDLVVNAIVGVEGLMPSYRAISAGKDIALSNKESLVMAGDIIYRLLAEKKARLFPIDSEHSAIWQCLQGEKPETVQRVILTGSGGPFRELPLENFASITPESALKHPTWKMGKKITIDSATLMNKGLEIIEARWLFNLRPEQIDVVIHPQSIIHSMVEFIDGSVKAQLGVPDMKLPIQYALNFPERLALRWEYLDFGKINQLTFELPDIRKFPAIRLAYETLKRGGTASAILNVVNELSVYAFLEHRIGFTDITDLVEKALGFLPIVDHPTISDVLRTVEFGMEFVEKQIHSK from the coding sequence ATGACTTCTGAAATAGATAAAAAACGTTTGACTTTACTCGGTTCTACTGGTTCGATTGGTCAAAACACGCTCCGCATTGTCTCGACGAAGCCGGAACTGTTTGAGATCGTTTATTTGTCTGCTGGGAAAAACGCTGGATTGCTGATCGATCAGGCAAAACAATTTCATCCGAAAGCCGTCGCCATTGCCGATGAAACCCAATTCCGGACAGTTGAAACCGCACTGAAATCTGATGGTATCGAGGTTTTACACGGTCGGGAAGGTATTTACGAATTAGCCGAACGAGCGGATGTCGATTTGGTCGTCAATGCAATTGTTGGGGTCGAAGGTCTGATGCCATCCTACCGGGCGATTTCTGCAGGGAAAGACATCGCGCTTTCCAACAAGGAATCGCTAGTCATGGCTGGCGATATCATTTATCGACTTTTAGCCGAGAAAAAAGCGCGGTTGTTTCCGATCGACAGCGAACATAGCGCTATCTGGCAATGTCTCCAGGGAGAAAAGCCGGAGACTGTACAACGCGTGATCCTGACGGGTTCCGGCGGTCCGTTCCGGGAACTTCCGCTGGAAAATTTTGCGTCGATCACACCCGAATCTGCATTAAAACATCCGACTTGGAAGATGGGGAAAAAGATCACGATCGATTCTGCGACATTGATGAACAAAGGACTGGAAATTATCGAAGCGCGGTGGCTCTTTAATCTGCGACCGGAACAGATCGATGTCGTAATTCATCCGCAGTCGATCATTCATTCGATGGTGGAATTTATTGACGGTTCCGTTAAGGCGCAACTTGGCGTTCCCGACATGAAACTGCCTATCCAGTACGCGTTAAATTTTCCAGAAAGATTGGCGTTGAGATGGGAATATCTGGATTTTGGAAAAATTAACCAACTGACATTTGAATTGCCGGATATCCGAAAATTCCCTGCCATTCGGTTGGCATACGAAACACTAAAACGCGGCGGGACGGCGTCAGCGATTCTAAATGTGGTAAACGAACTATCGGTTTATGCGTTTTTAGAACACCGGATAGGATTTACAGATATAACGGATTTAGTCGAAAAAGCGCTCGGTTTTCTGCCAATCGTCGATCACCCGACGATTTCCGATGTGTTGCGAACTGTAGAATTCGGCATGGAGTTCGTCGAAAAACAGATTCATTCGAAATGA